In Candidatus Margulisiibacteriota bacterium, a single window of DNA contains:
- a CDS encoding Hsp20/alpha crystallin family protein — protein MLTLWKPRSLARMESLFDDYFQERDINRYLETNFSPDIDIKETPNSLLIEAELPGMEKKDIRITYEQGALKISGEKKMDTIEENELHHRVERTYGKFQRIIPLDEEYIKPDQIKAEMINGLLKIEMPKVNETVGKEVNIEVK, from the coding sequence ATGTTAACCTTATGGAAACCACGGTCACTAGCTAGGATGGAATCACTCTTTGATGATTATTTTCAAGAAAGAGATATAAATAGATATTTGGAGACAAACTTTTCTCCGGATATAGACATTAAAGAAACCCCGAATTCCCTGCTAATAGAAGCCGAGCTGCCAGGGATGGAGAAAAAAGATATAAGGATAACCTACGAGCAAGGAGCACTAAAGATATCTGGGGAAAAGAAAATGGATACCATAGAAGAAAATGAATTGCACCATCGAGTAGAGAGAACCTACGGAAAATTTCAAAGAATCATACCGCTTGATGAGGAATACATAAAACCAGACCAGATAAAAGCTGAGATGATCAATGGCTTACTCAAAATAGAAATGCCTAAAGTTAACGAAACTGTTGGAAAAGAAGTAAATATAGAAGTTAAATAA
- a CDS encoding deoxyguanosinetriphosphate triphosphohydrolase gives MRTYFENLEREILAPYALKSSLSVGRKFDEQPDEYRTCFQRDRDRIIHSKAFRRLKQKTQVFIVSTGDHYRTRLTHSLEVAQISRQIGRMLRLNEDVVESIALAHDLGHTPFGHVGEEVLDELLKSDGGFEHNRQSRRILEVLEHRYPNFPGLNISFEILDGLIKHKTPYDKTEYTESHRTLIMSLESQVVNIADEIAYNNHDLDDGITSGIISMAELERDIELWKEASRINRDKYTNITAKELHRLNISTLIGMQVVDVYTTARALIESKNISSAADIKTSLVAFSSQMKEKNEILRKYLYKNFYKHPDVEIMNQKGARIIRELFQAFSEYPKLFPQDASKFDEHTSFIRQIGDYIALMTDNFAEETLRSTEVLFETGKHNQKSK, from the coding sequence ATGAGAACGTATTTTGAAAACCTGGAGAGAGAAATACTAGCACCTTATGCGCTGAAGAGCAGCCTGTCGGTCGGAAGAAAATTTGATGAGCAGCCTGACGAGTATCGCACGTGTTTTCAACGGGACAGGGATCGGATTATCCATTCAAAAGCCTTTCGGCGACTAAAGCAGAAAACTCAAGTATTTATTGTATCGACCGGCGATCACTATCGAACCAGGTTAACGCATTCTCTGGAGGTTGCCCAAATTAGCAGGCAAATTGGTAGAATGCTTCGACTGAATGAAGATGTGGTGGAATCGATAGCACTAGCCCATGATCTGGGGCATACACCTTTCGGGCATGTTGGTGAGGAAGTTCTTGATGAACTGCTAAAATCCGATGGCGGGTTCGAGCATAATCGGCAGAGCCGACGGATACTTGAAGTCCTCGAACATCGGTATCCTAATTTCCCGGGGCTTAATATCAGCTTTGAAATACTCGATGGATTGATAAAGCACAAGACCCCTTATGATAAGACCGAATATACCGAAAGTCACCGGACATTGATTATGAGTCTGGAATCCCAGGTTGTTAATATCGCTGATGAAATCGCTTATAATAACCATGATCTGGATGATGGCATTACTTCCGGGATCATCTCTATGGCTGAGCTGGAGCGAGATATAGAGCTTTGGAAAGAAGCGTCGCGGATTAATCGCGACAAGTATACGAATATTACGGCGAAGGAGCTGCATCGGCTGAATATTTCTACTCTTATCGGGATGCAGGTTGTTGATGTGTACACGACAGCTCGCGCGCTCATTGAGTCAAAGAATATCTCCTCGGCGGCTGATATCAAAACGTCCTTAGTTGCTTTTTCTTCTCAGATGAAAGAAAAGAATGAAATATTAAGGAAATATTTATATAAGAATTTCTATAAGCATCCGGATGTAGAAATCATGAATCAAAAGGGAGCTCGAATAATACGGGAACTGTTTCAAGCTTTTTCTGAATATCCGAAACTTTTCCCGCAAGATGCTAGCAAATTTGATGAGCATACAAGCTTTATTCGACAGATTGGAGATTATATCGCTTTGATGACTGACAATTTTGCAGAAGAGACGCTTAGATCAACGGAGGTGCTTTTTGAAACTGGAAAGCATAATCAAAAATCTAAATAA
- the thiL gene encoding thiamine-phosphate kinase, with translation MTKLLKELKFLSALDKYPSIEGIGDDCFVSPFDEQHYQLISTDMLVEGNHFPFQEKQLDRVGLKAVTVNVSDILAKGGKPESIFVSLALPEGFTEESFDNLYLGLNEACIYFNVKIRGGDITSTKGPLVINITIVGKVNKNNLAKRSGAKVGDNVYVTGKLGGASAHQYEIGPDYHTMLPVEKIDYIVNHIRVTSMTDISDGLARSLFDITKSSNVGVVIDEAEIPLAEDAILENALNGGEDYQILFTAPTEYAGNLQKDFYYIGKITKEKATIVIKGPDKTERLLETFGYDHFNRIIKEKK, from the coding sequence ATGACTAAATTACTGAAAGAATTAAAGTTTCTCAGTGCATTAGACAAATATCCTTCAATTGAAGGTATCGGTGATGACTGTTTCGTATCTCCGTTTGATGAACAGCATTATCAGCTTATTTCGACGGATATGCTGGTAGAAGGCAATCATTTTCCATTTCAAGAAAAACAATTAGATCGAGTAGGCCTAAAAGCCGTCACCGTCAATGTCAGCGATATTTTAGCGAAAGGCGGAAAACCGGAGAGTATATTCGTGTCGCTTGCTTTACCGGAAGGCTTCACAGAAGAAAGTTTCGATAATTTATATCTGGGATTGAATGAAGCGTGCATATACTTTAACGTGAAGATAAGAGGCGGAGACATTACCTCAACAAAAGGACCGCTCGTCATTAATATTACTATTGTTGGCAAGGTGAATAAAAATAACCTGGCAAAGAGATCCGGTGCCAAAGTAGGCGATAACGTTTATGTAACCGGGAAACTTGGAGGTGCGAGTGCCCATCAGTATGAAATCGGACCTGATTACCACACAATGCTTCCTGTCGAGAAAATTGACTATATCGTTAACCATATACGGGTTACCTCAATGACAGATATCAGTGACGGGTTAGCTCGGAGTCTTTTCGATATTACAAAGAGCAGCAACGTTGGCGTGGTTATTGATGAGGCCGAAATTCCTTTGGCTGAAGACGCCATTCTAGAGAATGCGCTTAACGGAGGAGAAGATTATCAGATACTGTTTACAGCTCCGACTGAATATGCCGGTAATTTGCAAAAAGATTTTTATTATATTGGAAAAATCACTAAGGAAAAAGCTACAATAGTGATCAAGGGGCCGGATAAAACCGAGCGGCTGTTAGAAACATTTGGGTACGATCATTTTAATAGGATAATAAAGGAAAAGAAATGA
- the argB gene encoding acetylglutamate kinase, whose amino-acid sequence MERLIERANVVIEALPYIEKYSGKTFVIKYGGNAMIDESLKRKVIQDIVLLKYVGINAVVVHGGGPELTHWLKKINKETVFIEGLRVTDQETVELAEMVFVGKINKELVSLFHRYGGKAVGLSGRDGKLIMAEKKINDKNIDLGFVGDVTKINPEILTTLIQSGFTPIISSIGEDENGQSYNINADTVACAIASKLNASKLFLLTDVDGVMKDGKVLSKLTTEKAQDLIDQNIITGGMIPKIKCAIASINAGIEKIHIINGQIPHSLLLEVFTDFGIGTMIKS is encoded by the coding sequence ATGGAAAGATTAATTGAAAGAGCAAATGTAGTTATCGAGGCCTTGCCGTATATTGAAAAATATTCGGGCAAAACCTTTGTTATCAAATATGGTGGCAATGCGATGATAGATGAATCGCTGAAAAGAAAAGTGATTCAAGATATTGTTTTATTGAAATACGTTGGTATTAATGCTGTTGTCGTTCACGGCGGCGGTCCGGAGTTAACTCATTGGTTGAAGAAAATCAATAAAGAAACTGTTTTCATCGAAGGGCTTCGAGTTACTGACCAGGAGACAGTAGAGCTGGCTGAAATGGTATTTGTCGGGAAAATCAATAAGGAATTGGTATCCTTGTTCCATCGTTATGGCGGAAAAGCTGTTGGTCTTAGCGGAAGAGATGGAAAGCTGATAATGGCAGAAAAGAAGATTAATGATAAAAACATTGATCTCGGATTCGTTGGAGATGTGACAAAGATCAATCCGGAAATTCTTACTACGCTGATCCAGTCTGGATTTACCCCGATAATTTCGTCGATTGGTGAAGACGAAAATGGTCAGAGCTATAACATAAATGCTGATACGGTTGCTTGTGCGATTGCTTCTAAGCTTAATGCATCCAAGCTCTTTTTGCTGACTGATGTTGACGGTGTTATGAAGGATGGCAAAGTGTTGTCAAAACTAACAACTGAGAAAGCACAGGACCTGATTGACCAGAACATTATAACTGGCGGAATGATCCCTAAAATAAAATGTGCTATAGCATCAATAAATGCCGGAATCGAAAAAATTCATATTATTAATGGACAGATTCCCCATAGTTTACTCTTGGAAGTATTTACAGATTTTGGTATTGGTACGATGATTAAATCCTAA
- a CDS encoding Nif3-like dinuclear metal center hexameric protein, translating into MTILQKRRLDQRRCFLKLESIIKNLNKFAPPILARDWDNVGLNIGDKSQDISNILITLTVDEKAVRHAIDRNVDLIISHHPLIFKPVTAITEDNPGQRLIRDLIRKEISVFVMHTNLDIIPGGVNDALAEYIGMEPGSLKVLSQTAYDALFKLVVYVPEKYLEIVTKAVFQAGAGYIGNYSECSFMLKGEGTFKPEENSNPFIGERGKRELVPEVRFESIVKEPDIDKVVSAMIKVHPYEEVAYDVIPLHQKGTRYGLGRWGKISVPVAMTDLASRINATVKGYKKNDMVDAVALCGGSGADLITKVSKLGLNIYVTADINYHDEILAESLGISLLDMGHYQSEIHVLPKIERYLKTIYDNKVNIEIY; encoded by the coding sequence CTGACAATTTTGCAGAAGAGACGCTTAGATCAACGGAGGTGCTTTTTGAAACTGGAAAGCATAATCAAAAATCTAAATAAATTTGCGCCTCCTATATTGGCTCGGGATTGGGATAATGTTGGGTTAAACATAGGCGATAAGTCACAGGATATTTCTAATATCCTTATCACACTTACCGTTGATGAGAAAGCCGTCCGGCACGCGATCGACCGGAATGTAGATTTGATCATCTCTCATCACCCGCTTATTTTTAAACCAGTCACTGCGATTACCGAGGATAATCCGGGTCAGAGGCTGATAAGGGACCTTATACGAAAAGAAATTTCAGTTTTTGTAATGCACACAAATTTGGATATCATTCCCGGGGGAGTTAATGACGCTTTGGCCGAGTATATCGGCATGGAACCGGGATCACTGAAAGTACTCTCACAAACAGCCTACGACGCGTTGTTTAAGCTCGTCGTTTATGTCCCTGAAAAATATTTGGAGATAGTAACAAAGGCAGTGTTTCAGGCCGGGGCTGGCTACATCGGAAACTACTCCGAATGTAGTTTCATGTTAAAGGGAGAAGGGACGTTTAAACCGGAAGAAAATTCTAATCCATTTATTGGTGAGAGAGGAAAGCGTGAGCTCGTCCCTGAAGTCAGATTCGAGAGTATTGTAAAGGAGCCGGATATTGATAAAGTAGTCTCGGCAATGATCAAAGTTCATCCTTATGAAGAGGTTGCCTATGACGTTATCCCTCTCCATCAGAAAGGAACCAGGTACGGATTAGGAAGATGGGGTAAAATTTCTGTCCCAGTTGCTATGACTGATCTTGCATCCAGGATTAATGCTACTGTAAAAGGATATAAAAAAAATGATATGGTTGATGCTGTCGCCTTGTGCGGTGGGAGTGGAGCAGACTTAATCACAAAAGTATCCAAATTAGGACTTAATATTTATGTAACTGCGGATATTAACTATCATGATGAAATATTGGCGGAGTCTTTGGGGATTTCGCTATTGGACATGGGGCATTACCAGTCAGAAATTCATGTGCTTCCGAAGATTGAAAGATATCTTAAAACGATATATGATAATAAAGTAAATATAGAGATTTATTAA
- a CDS encoding phosphomethylpyrimidine synthase encodes MRTIAISEDIEPSQLCSLIAQGKVVILKNKIHGIIPSGVGVGLRTKVNANIGTSELCNNLPVEIEKLKIAQDNGADVLMDLSTGTGIDATRKEIMKHSIIPVGTVPIYQAMVEAYTKLGDMRLMNEDLLFEVIEKQCADGVDFITVHCGVTREVVRQLDDSDRLTGVVSRGGSFLAKWIRETKKENPLFEHYDRLISIAKKYDVVLSLGDGLRPGSLADATDRAQIQELIILGELTKKALDQGVSVMVEGPGHVPIDQIETNIRLQKELCYGVPFYVLGPLVTDIAPGYDHITAAIGGAWAAFFGADFLCYVTPAEHLGLPSVQDVKDGVIVSRIAAHAADVAKNRKYRSWDDKMSRARKNLDWETQLKLAVDPDTARQVRTKKNPEKHSACSMCGEFCSMK; translated from the coding sequence ATGAGAACGATTGCTATTTCAGAAGATATAGAACCTTCGCAGCTTTGCTCGCTGATAGCGCAAGGAAAGGTCGTTATCCTAAAGAATAAAATTCATGGGATTATTCCTTCTGGCGTCGGTGTTGGGTTAAGAACGAAAGTAAATGCCAATATTGGCACCAGTGAGCTCTGCAATAACCTTCCGGTGGAAATAGAAAAACTTAAAATAGCACAGGATAATGGTGCCGATGTACTTATGGATCTAAGTACGGGAACAGGTATTGACGCTACCCGTAAAGAAATAATGAAACATTCGATTATTCCGGTCGGCACTGTCCCGATCTATCAAGCAATGGTCGAAGCGTACACCAAGCTTGGCGATATGCGCCTGATGAACGAAGATTTACTCTTCGAGGTTATTGAGAAACAATGCGCAGACGGGGTAGATTTTATTACGGTCCATTGCGGTGTTACCAGGGAAGTTGTTCGGCAGCTTGATGATTCCGACAGGCTCACTGGGGTGGTTAGTCGCGGTGGTTCCTTTCTGGCGAAGTGGATTAGGGAAACCAAAAAAGAAAACCCGCTTTTTGAGCATTATGACAGGTTGATTTCAATAGCCAAGAAATACGATGTAGTCCTCAGTCTTGGCGATGGCTTGCGTCCGGGATCTCTTGCAGATGCTACTGATCGTGCCCAGATACAAGAACTGATTATCTTGGGTGAGCTTACCAAAAAAGCTCTTGATCAAGGCGTGTCCGTCATGGTAGAAGGGCCGGGTCATGTTCCGATCGATCAGATAGAAACGAATATTCGATTACAAAAAGAATTATGTTATGGAGTTCCTTTCTACGTTTTAGGTCCATTAGTTACAGATATTGCTCCTGGATATGACCATATTACCGCTGCTATTGGCGGAGCCTGGGCAGCTTTTTTTGGTGCGGACTTCCTTTGTTATGTGACACCGGCAGAGCATTTGGGATTACCTTCAGTGCAAGATGTTAAGGATGGTGTTATCGTGAGCCGTATTGCAGCTCACGCGGCAGACGTAGCAAAAAACAGAAAATACCGAAGTTGGGATGACAAAATGAGCCGGGCAAGGAAAAACCTTGATTGGGAAACACAACTGAAATTGGCCGTTGACCCAGATACGGCTCGTCAGGTCAGAACAAAGAAGAACCCTGAAAAACATTCTGCTTGTTCTATGTGCGGCGAGTTTTGTTCTATGAAATAA